From the Babylonia areolata isolate BAREFJ2019XMU chromosome 33, ASM4173473v1, whole genome shotgun sequence genome, one window contains:
- the LOC143276793 gene encoding uncharacterized protein LOC143276793: MGLTRTKRLVTICGLVFTCLAFVCMVIAFSTPHWLERFPHKRNTRVFVRMGLWEACFNDWTYYKDYLGKKYDGCWWIFHFEYRPVWPWLNPPWFLAIQIMITLALMLHMVTIAFNTCYFLGCCPPHKERNYVGASSAMNFVAATFITISVTMFGIKADVDRQWLPSPDSNFLSWSFGFCVLSGFFSIFAGMCLLADSLRLRSDSQRDRRSSAGYVKPKVTY; this comes from the exons ATGGGGTTGACAAGAACCAAACGGCTGGTCACAATTTGTGGCCTTGTTTTCACCTGTTTGGCTTTTGTCTGCATGGTAATTGCGTTCTCGACGCCGCATTGGCTTGAAAGATTTCCACACAAGCGAAACACGCGCGTTTTCGTGCGCATGGGTCTGTGGGAAGCGTGTTTTAATGACTGGACGTACTACAAAGATTACCTGGGAAAGAAGTACGATGGATGCTGGTGGATTTTCCACTTTGAGTATCGCCCAGTTTGGCCCTGGCTTAACCCAC CCTGGTTCCTGGCCATCCAGATCATGATCACACTGGCACTGATGCTTCACATGGTCACCATCGCCTTCAACACCTGCTACTTCCTTGGCTGTTGTCCGCCCCACAAGGAGCGCAACTACGTCGGAGCTTCATCTGCCATGAACTTTGTTGCCG CGACCTTCATTACGATATCCGTCACCATGTTTGGCATCAAGGCGGATGTTGATCGTCAGTGGTTGCCCAGTCCGGATTCGAACTTCCTCTCCTGGTCGTTTGGGTTCTGTGTGCTGTCAGGGTTCTTCTCCATCTTCGCTGGCATGTGTCTGCTGGCTGACTCCCTGCGACTCCGATCTGATTCCCAGCGAGACCGAAGATCGTCGGCTGGTTATGTTAAGCCCAAAGTGACGTACTGA